In Brassica napus cultivar Da-Ae chromosome C2, Da-Ae, whole genome shotgun sequence, the sequence AAAGGGCTTGGTGCTGGCCATTTCCTCTAGCTTATTCATCGGAGCTAGCTTCATCGTTAAGAAGAAAGGTCTCAAGAAAGCAGGAGCCACTGGCACTAGGGCTGGTACATTTCTTCACTTTAAGTAGAGGAAAAAGCTTGTATCTTTGATAGCTTAGGACCGAGGTTTCTCAGGTAGTTTGCTTTAGGAGAAGCGCTGGTCTCTATTTTTGAGACTTTTGTCGACAGATTTGATATATTGGGAACGAAATTTCAAAGCTTTGCGTCTTTCCCTCTGTTGAACTTCACCACATTGTtgttatttttggttttgtatcTTTGGTAGTTTAACTTAATCTGCTACTCGTAGGTGTTGGTGGGTACTCTTATCTTTACGAGCCTCTTTGGTGGATTGGCGTGACAACAAGTGAGTCATGTTCCTTGTCCTTGGCTATCTTAATTCTTCTTCTTACtgatactatttttatttttttattattttgctgCTTCCAGTGTTACTTGGTGAGATTGCCAATTTTGCTGCTTATGCATTTGCACCTGCTATACTTGTTACTCCTCTAGGCGCTCTCAGTATCATTATCAGGCAAGAGAATATTACTTGCTACTCATGTCTCACTCTTCTATTATGTTTTGCCTTTTCTTTTacactcttttctttctttgaatCTCAGTGCTGTCTTAGCTCATATCATACTACTGGAGAAGCTACACATCTTTGGAGTTCTTGGCTGCGCCTTATGTGTTGTGGGTTCCACCACAATCGTCCTACATGCCCCTCAAGAACAAGAGATTGGTTCTGTGCTTGAAGTTTGGAATCTTGCAACAGAGCCAGGTGCATTGTTTGATGGGACTGTCATGCCCCATGGCATTCAATTTTCTAACATTAGTCTAGTTTTGTTGCAGCGTTCATGTTCTATGCGAGCCTAATCATTGGGGCAGCTGTGTTTCTCATCTTCCGTTATGTGCCTCAATATGGACAGACAAACGTAATGGTCTACATCGGTATTTGTTCGCTTGTAGGATCATTATCGGTATGTTGTTTCTGGTATTTCTATATATCAAATCctattttgattaaaaagaaaatgatgttTACAAACATGTGAACAGGTAATGAGCGTTAAAGCACTTGGAATAGCACTGAAGCTGACATTTTCTGGaacaaatcaattattttatccTCAAACTTGGGTATTTACATTGGTTGTACTTACCTGTGTTGTAACCCAATTGAACTACTTAAACAAGGTAACTATTAGTCAAGTTTCTTCAATATAATCTTTCCTTGGTTACTAAACTAATTGCATTTCACTTGCAGGCACTTGATACATTCAATACAGCTATAGTATCTCCTATATACTACGTAATGTTCACATCACTAACTATATTGGCCAGTGTTATCATGTTTAAGGTAATCTCTCGCCACAAAATGTATATGGACCGTTGTATGTGGATTGTTGCTTTGGTACATGAATCAAGTGACTGCTTTTTGTTTCTTAAACAGGACTGGGATAGGCAAAATGGCACTCAAATTGTCACAGAGATGTGTGGATTTGTTACAATACTTTCAGGCACTTTTCTTCTCCATAGAACCAAGGACATGGTCGAGGGTAACAAAATCTATACTCTCTACCTGCTATGACTATGAGGAAGACTAATATGCATAATCCTAGCTAGAGTTCATTCATGATTGACAAAAAGATTGCCATCCGGTTTGTAcatataaatcttaaatcttTGGTATCACTCTGGAGTTTCTAAGAGTTTGCAACTAATTGTTATTGCAGGTTCACCGGTTATATTACCAGTGCGTATAAGCAAGCATGCTGATGAGGATGGGTTTGAATCAGAAGGCATTCCACTTAGACGCCAAGAATCTCTCCGGTCACCTTAAAAGAGTTATTGCTCAGCCAGAGAGGCTcaactttttttattatctcAATCTACTATGAACATGGTCCTAACGAATACAGATGGTTCAAGGAGATGGAGGAAagtaaaaaaagaagcaaaagagaACGAGATCTCACATATCTTTCTTATTCTTGGTAAATAGGCTGTTACTTGTTCAAACATACGGTATTAGCACACACCCACGCATAAACCCTTTTGTGAccttcaagatttttttttataaaacagacATGGGTTGTGCTTAAATTTGTCTTTTACAAGCAAATAGTTATCACTTAAAGTTTTCAATTcaagatttgcatcttttttcTCTGTTGGTTGGTTTAGACCATTTGACAAAATGAAAACAGAGACTTTGACAATTATAAATCACATGGTTAGTCAATGGTTTGAAGGAATAGTATTTTGATGAGGTGGAGTTATAGCATTGATTGATGATTATAGATAGAGACAACTTTTTATGTTCATTTTTTCCTCAATCACTCCTTGTAGATGAGATGTCAAACTAAAACTGCATTATGTCCCTCTCATAACTTATAGAGAGTTAATCACCAAAATAATTCGTCTTGAACTATATAGCAGAATTCAATCTCTcaactttaaaaaaactttcaactttcacattttctgtaaatgaAATCCGGTTTAGAATTACAAATGGAAGAATGTTTGAACATATAAAGCTACAAAAGTGTAAACTAGCTAAAACGGAAAATTAGAGTCGACTAATTGAGAAATTAATTGTctaaaaatagtaaataaatatgctcagcccatatgaAAAGATCTTCCTTATTATcacaagaagaaaagagaagagaaacttATTGTAGCAGTTGAACTATAAAACTAacagagaaggaaaaaaaaaacagagcaacGAGTCCAACAAAACACGAACTGTGTGTCCTATCTATCTCATTGGTCCTCTTCTCCTTTCTACTTTCTTGTTTCTTGATCCTAGAAAAATGGCTCTGAACAGAGTGTGTTCCGAAGAATTTAGTTTTCCATTGCTCGCTTCCCGAGTTTCCGGCATCGGTTCACCTCCACTGTGGAAACCCTCGCCGGAGAGAGGTTGGGCGAGACCAGTCATCGGAAGGGACGGTGATAACGATCTGTCGAAGAGCTTCTCTTATGTGGAAAGAAGGAGAAGTCTTTGGACAGATAAAGCAGAGGAGAAAATGGATATGTTGTGGGAAGATCTTAACGAAGAACTGCCCCCGAGGAGAAGCCAGAGTCTTAGGAACGAGCTCAGCGGAGATGGTGGAGAGAAGAAATCGTCTTTGTTAATCGACGAGAGTTCCGCCGTGGCCGTGGGATGCGGGATGAAGTTAacgaagcagaagaagaagaagaaaagtccGAACGTGTTGGTGTTGATGAGGGTTTTGAAGAAGCTTCTTGTTTTACGAAGTTCGTCTCAGAGATCGCCGGCCAAAACTCATCCGCGGTGAATGCTCTCATAACTTTGAATTGAGGGGTTCTTCTGTAGAATTCAAAAGCTACGTGTCTTTTGTGGAGATTGATACTTTAAttgtctcaaaaaaaaaagcaaaacaaatgAATTTATAAGgtaaaaaaatagaagaggGTTAGAATAAGAGGGTTCAAATAgctaatagtatttttttttttttttgtttcacataAAGGTAAATTTTATAAAGCTTGCATTAAGTTTGGTTATTATGATTTTACCGCCAGAATACATTAGTTCTATTTGAAGCATTCTATGCCATACTTTGCCTTTTCTATGCGATATTTTGTATCACTAATAAATGTCTAATCCGAAAGATTGCATACCGTTTCAAGTAATTTCTCTAATCTGTGAGATACAAATATACGATCATTTGATACAGATTTTGATGATACAAGATAAAGACACACAATGACACAATAGCAgtatatataacaaaacaagAGTGATACATCTCTGCATCACCAAATTGAAGTGTATCACTTCCTTCGTATATGCAAATAAAATTGAAGTACATATAGTAAAAACCTTTATACAAGGAAGATATGACCATATATGTCTTTTATTCTTTCGCGATGGCCATGCATCATATTCAAGaatcaaaaactataattgAGATTTTTCCAGAATCGATGCGAGATGGGAAGAGAACCAAAAACTAATCTGTTATTAATGTGTTAATTTGCATGATAactatattagtttatatacaGAAGAATATAGCCTCATCTCatgtacttttttttcttatcatcGATTGCACAGGGAACAAGACTTgtgtttgatcggaaaacggtatAGAACGAGAGAACGTTCGGTTTTAGAAGTGGGTTtaagcaaagacgtcttattaatggtcgGAAGAACGTTTCGTCGATTATAAGGAAAGGAAATGCGTGAAAGGAAAGGTATCAGAGCCTCGAAGGCTTTACCGGAGAGATACAACAAGGCGAGATAACAaaggtaaaaccctaatctagccgcccagTGTGTATCAGTGATTTCGGATCCCCTTTACGTTACATCTCCCTCACCTTATATAACTAACCTCGTGCTCTCCCATGACCTAGTTTGCATCGTCTTCGTGGGCTTCTAACTcgctgggccgagaagcccaTGCTGTCTCGGGGAGCCGTTTAGTCGGTGACGCTTAGCCGAGGAATCAACCAAAAGCTCTCTCATGTTACGCCGAGAGACACGCGCTTTGAGCCACCACGCCGAGCCGTTGTTTCGTCCTACGTGGACTGGGCCGTCTGTTCTTCGGGCCTTGAGGGATGGTTGAATTCACcctctacagtaagtccccccagttCATCGAGATGAACGTCCTGTTGAACTTGATGAATTTAGAAGGTTAATGGTTTGGAAGAACAGATGGGTCGTCTTGAAGGCACATCATCAGATCAGGCATCACGAGGCACCGTTAAGTATTTTTTCTTTGTCAGGCGGTTTAATCAAATCTTAGCCAAAccggttttggtttggttagatCCGATTCTATCCCAACCATTGGTTCGACTCGGAGTTGAAGCCGGTTATTACGGGAAGTCAAAACGACGCTTCGATTTCTTCGGCGGCCAAATACTGTTCCTAGGCCCACGTATGCCCATGTAGATCAAATGATGACGCCTCGGGGAAGCCCCCCATCTCTCCCCTATAAATACTTGCCCGCTTCTCATTCTCTCTATTCTTCTCCGCGTTATacaggtactttctctctcttcctctccacTCCTCTCTCTAGGTTGTTGTTGTAACATAGATAGCGATATGTCGTCTGGTGGGAGGTTATCTCGTAAACAGAAAGGGAAAGAGATCGCGACTGTACCTCGTCCCTCGTGAGATGCGAGCGAGGTTCAGCtcgaagaattcgaacgggTTCATCACGACGCGATGATGGACACTGGGAATCTAGATCTATCTCAAAGGATCCTAGTCTCCGAGTCTGTGCGTTCGTACCGGCAAGAAGTAAGGGGAAACCCAGCCGAGCCGCAGGCTTGCGAGAGAGACGGTTCTGGCGGTGCGAGAGATAGGGTCCTTCCCGTTAACTATATGACGATGTGCTACTACCCTGGAGAGATCTTCGAGGAACTGCCGGCGATAGCTCCCGAGTTCCTGCGCTCTCCAGATGTGAGTGGTCAGGCTTGGGAGAACGTCACGAAGACACCGTCAACTCCTAACAGCGTGAAGAGGCTCCTGAGGGAACGTCGTGGATTAGGGGTGACCTTCTTGATTCCCTCGGCAAGCCAAAGGCCTTGGTCACCGCCAGTCGGGTATCAATGCGTCTACGAATCCTATTTTCGAGACGAAACAAAGCTTTGGTTCCCAATTCCTCGACTAGTCACAGCATATGCGAGGCGCCGAGACGCAGCGATAAGTCAGTTTTTGAGCGGTTCATGGCGTATTGCGGTTGCTTTGATGGTTATGGCTGTCGAGATCGATGTCTCGCTGAGCGTTCATGCCTTCGAAGAGTTGACGTCCGTCAGTTCGTTGGATGATGGCATTCTATTGATAAAAATGCGACCAAGCTACAATGTGATAGGGGGCATCCTAATAAGACGCTCGATTGGCAGAGGTCTTATTTCTTCATTAAATGCAATGATTCTGCCTTCGAGGATCCTCCAGACGATGACTACCGTGTCTTATGGAACACTTCGCTTGGTAGAACACCTTCGTTAACTCGTATCATTTCTTCGTATACTGACTgccttttatttttgttgtctttTTTCTTTGCAGCTGACCATCCGACTTCTCGCGAATATCCGGAAGAGTTTCTTGTGGGCGCTCGTGCTGTCGCGAGACTCGCTCAAGAGCATGGGGAAAATATTTCTTGGGAAAGGGTCCGCCGTTCGATCGATCGTATTTCCAAGAGTAAACCCATTCTTTTCCTTGTTCCATCATGGACTTTTACTCTTTCCTTGGTAAATGAGTCTTTTCTTTCCGTATATCCTTTGCAGGGGATTGGGATTCGAGTTACCTTCCCTCGGCTAACAAGACCAAGAGACGGATCTCGCTGTTCACCAAGGAAGAGCAGAAGAAGATCAACGCAGCAAGGAGGATGAGGGGCCTTCCGGATCTGAGTGCTATGATGGCAGCAGAGCTTGGCTTGTCAAATGCTGAGCCGTCGGTACCTCTAATGAGTTAGTGGCTAATGACACGACCCTCGCGAGTCTTGACCATCGCGAATCCTCGCCTGGTGTTGTTGCCGCTGCTTCTAAAAAGAAGAGCAAGAAGAGGTCTCGTGATGAGCCGTTTGTCAATGATGATCTCGAGACTCTTCCAGAAGAAGGTGATCCTTCGGAGATTGCGGAGCCGTCGacgaagaggagaaagaagaagaagcaaccaTCATTGGAGGGGAACGTCACGAATCAAGGTACCAAAGTTGCTTGCTCCTCTGCTCCATCTGATCCGACTGACGGGCCCACTCTTAACTTGGACCTAGCGGATGAACCTCAGAACGTCTCGCCCGAGGTTCCGCTTCAGAAGAAAAGGTCGAAGCAAACTGGTGAGCAGGGGACGACCAAGCGCCAGGTTCCCTCTGTTGCTGTTCCATCGAACCCTGGGGAGTCGGTCCCCGGTTCTTCGACTGGTGGTATTCCGGTCGTCAGGAAGACTATGAGAGTCGAGTTTCCTGACCGTGTTTCATTCGAGTATGACGGGGCAACTCCTC encodes:
- the LOC106395498 gene encoding probable magnesium transporter NIPA4, with amino-acid sequence MAESGGGGGWRDSYRGMSSDNIKGLVLAISSSLFIGASFIVKKKGLKKAGATGTRAGVGGYSYLYEPLWWIGVTTMLLGEIANFAAYAFAPAILVTPLGALSIIISAVLAHIILLEKLHIFGVLGCALCVVGSTTIVLHAPQEQEIGSVLEVWNLATEPAFMFYASLIIGAAVFLIFRYVPQYGQTNVMVYIGICSLVGSLSVMSVKALGIALKLTFSGTNQLFYPQTWVFTLVVLTCVVTQLNYLNKALDTFNTAIVSPIYYVMFTSLTILASVIMFKDWDRQNGTQIVTEMCGFVTILSGTFLLHRTKDMVEGSPVILPVRISKHADEDGFESEGIPLRRQESLRSP
- the BNAC02G20860D gene encoding uncharacterized protein BNAC02G20860D → MALNRVCSEEFSFPLLASRVSGIGSPPLWKPSPERGWARPVIGRDGDNDLSKSFSYVERRRSLWTDKAEEKMDMLWEDLNEELPPRRSQSLRNELSGDGGEKKSSLLIDESSAVAVGCGMKLTKQKKKKKSPNVLVLMRVLKKLLVLRSSSQRSPAKTHPR